The following are from one region of the Paenibacillus antri genome:
- a CDS encoding glycosyl hydrolase family 28-related protein, whose amino-acid sequence MNNRVWRKIVTFSIAGCMLSVTGISTLLSHGTTVAQAETAFVIDEDFSADATNFTVVRGGDWSVADGRYVLSSAANATPLGNISVHNVAVDGDFTLTALGSVKDRSAYDDFAFVFDYQDESNYYYASFNEYNDASTHGIFKVENGTKTELADFGTLIHGNTDYNIVITRSAGTISVVVDAAVWASVPDESVLPPGKVGFGSINNDSAFDTLQVAALTSSNGNGNSPNKPDPEDRYPGFATPEGHFLHYQSYPGYPHRCLGHTPMKTNSSPDSESEPAQPHEEAASTGETWRSSLYPENWYPGYKNADGHFVHDWSYAGYRQGEQDIPDTVPGCVFDVTHPHYGADPAGENDSTASIQRAISDAGHAGGGTVYLPAGTYKISLERSKDPSDAVLFIEHSGVVLRGAGVGETRLLNTTSAGMRFKDVIQVAPESGPHWAVTDRNQRNNAIYWETKRLLTQDVPEMSTVIHVDDVSGYQVGDDIFIGFELTDAWIAEHGLTGVWDSANMTTYGVADETGGMFSRTITAIDPANDTIAIDIPTRYWLKSRDKAMVWKHQLPFIREVGIEDISMGSAIEGGTTTSIGSGTYGYNIMNAHNITFQYVKDGWVRRVESYNAGNPHGLELLSNGIKLNMSRNVTVQDTTFRNAQHLGDGGNGYLYTLSGNDNLLERATAIGGRHNYTFGRFFSTGNVIFNSVGQDSAHGPSDFHMFLSAANLIDSMRFDGDYFEAMYRPWGDPIHGHTSSQTTFWNTYGESYFRDRPFIIDSRQYGYGYVVGTSGPASAIQTTPTVGWWEWHTDTAPEDIAEGEGLGETLAPQSLYLDQKARRLGN is encoded by the coding sequence ATGAACAATCGGGTTTGGAGAAAAATCGTTACCTTCAGTATCGCGGGATGTATGTTGTCGGTTACCGGAATCAGTACGCTATTATCCCACGGGACAACCGTCGCCCAGGCCGAAACCGCCTTTGTCATCGACGAGGATTTCAGCGCGGACGCAACGAATTTCACAGTCGTCCGCGGAGGCGATTGGTCCGTCGCTGACGGTCGATATGTGTTGTCTTCGGCGGCCAACGCTACCCCTCTCGGGAATATCAGCGTGCACAACGTCGCGGTGGACGGAGATTTTACCCTAACCGCGCTCGGAAGCGTGAAGGATCGATCCGCTTACGACGACTTTGCGTTCGTATTCGACTATCAGGATGAGAGCAATTATTATTATGCTTCGTTCAATGAATACAATGACGCCTCTACGCACGGGATCTTCAAGGTGGAGAACGGAACGAAGACGGAGCTTGCGGACTTCGGCACCTTAATCCATGGAAACACGGATTACAACATCGTAATTACGCGTTCCGCAGGCACGATCTCCGTCGTCGTTGATGCCGCGGTATGGGCTTCCGTACCGGACGAAAGCGTCTTGCCGCCGGGCAAGGTCGGGTTCGGTTCGATCAATAACGACAGCGCTTTCGATACCTTGCAAGTCGCGGCATTGACCTCTTCGAATGGGAATGGGAATAGCCCGAACAAGCCGGATCCGGAAGACCGATACCCCGGGTTTGCGACTCCGGAAGGCCATTTCCTACACTATCAGTCCTATCCGGGGTATCCGCATCGATGCCTGGGCCATACGCCGATGAAGACGAACTCGAGCCCCGACAGCGAATCCGAACCTGCACAGCCTCATGAAGAAGCAGCGTCGACCGGAGAAACCTGGAGAAGCTCGCTGTATCCGGAGAACTGGTACCCCGGCTACAAGAATGCCGACGGGCACTTCGTCCACGACTGGTCCTACGCGGGTTATCGGCAGGGGGAGCAGGACATCCCCGACACCGTGCCCGGCTGCGTATTCGATGTAACCCATCCGCATTACGGCGCGGATCCCGCCGGCGAGAACGACAGCACCGCATCCATTCAACGAGCCATCTCCGATGCGGGCCACGCCGGCGGCGGCACCGTGTATCTTCCTGCCGGCACGTATAAGATCTCACTGGAACGATCGAAAGACCCTTCGGACGCGGTGCTGTTCATCGAGCATAGCGGGGTTGTGCTGCGCGGCGCGGGCGTAGGGGAAACCCGCCTGCTTAATACGACGAGCGCGGGCATGAGGTTTAAAGATGTCATTCAAGTCGCCCCCGAGAGCGGACCTCATTGGGCCGTTACGGACCGCAACCAGCGAAATAACGCGATCTATTGGGAAACCAAGAGGCTCTTGACGCAAGACGTGCCCGAGATGTCGACCGTGATTCACGTCGACGACGTTAGCGGGTATCAGGTAGGCGATGATATCTTTATCGGGTTCGAGTTGACCGACGCTTGGATCGCCGAGCACGGTCTGACGGGCGTATGGGATTCCGCGAACATGACGACTTACGGCGTGGCTGACGAGACGGGCGGCATGTTCAGCAGAACGATTACGGCGATCGATCCCGCGAATGATACGATCGCGATCGATATTCCGACCCGTTACTGGCTGAAGTCGAGAGACAAGGCGATGGTATGGAAGCATCAGCTTCCGTTCATTCGCGAGGTGGGCATCGAAGACATCAGCATGGGGAGCGCGATCGAGGGCGGAACGACGACCTCGATCGGATCGGGCACGTACGGTTACAATATCATGAATGCTCACAATATTACCTTCCAATATGTAAAGGACGGCTGGGTCAGGAGAGTGGAATCCTACAACGCCGGCAACCCGCATGGGCTCGAGCTGCTGTCTAACGGCATAAAACTCAACATGAGCCGGAACGTTACGGTTCAGGACACGACCTTCCGAAACGCACAGCATCTAGGCGATGGCGGGAACGGCTATTTGTATACTCTCTCGGGCAACGATAATTTGCTGGAACGAGCGACCGCGATCGGCGGAAGACATAATTATACGTTCGGGCGATTCTTTAGCACCGGCAACGTCATCTTTAACAGCGTCGGCCAGGATAGCGCGCACGGCCCTTCGGATTTCCACATGTTCTTAAGCGCCGCGAACTTGATCGACAGTATGAGGTTCGACGGCGATTATTTCGAAGCCATGTACAGACCTTGGGGAGACCCGATACACGGACATACTTCGAGCCAGACCACCTTCTGGAATACGTATGGGGAATCGTATTTCCGGGATCGGCCATTCATTATCGACTCTAGACAGTACGGGTACGGTTATGTCGTTGGAACCAGCGGTCCCGCCAGCGCGATTCAGACGACGCCGACGGTCGGATGGTGGGAGTGGCATACGGATACGGCGCCGGAAGACATCGCCGAAGGGGAAGGCTTGGGCGAGACGCTCGCCCCGCAATCCCTGTACCTGGATCAGAAAGCAAGAAGACTAGGAAATTAA
- a CDS encoding ABC transporter permease — protein MSKEKRKRIRRNIPLYLMFIPVLLFFAVFKYGPMGGLIIAFKDFNLFDGVFGSPWVGFANFETVFSNPQTSQIIRNTLVLSLLKIVAGFPFPILIALMLNEVRRLTVKKIVQTAVFLPYFLNWVIVGGIVVTMFATDTGMVNRLLEMTFGVSYSFLYEQNTWVSIFLLSDVWKNAGFGAIIYLAALAAIDPALYEAAAMDGAGKFRQAWHISLPGIRSIMILIFILSMGSVMEVGFDHVWVLRNPVVSDIAQVISTYVYEFGLRGGYLGLSTAIGLFESLVGFMLVLMANWIAKRFGEEIW, from the coding sequence TTGTCAAAGGAGAAGAGAAAGCGGATTCGAAGAAACATCCCTCTCTATTTGATGTTCATTCCCGTATTGCTCTTCTTCGCGGTGTTCAAATACGGACCCATGGGCGGATTGATCATCGCCTTCAAAGATTTTAATTTATTCGACGGCGTCTTCGGCAGTCCATGGGTAGGGTTCGCGAATTTCGAGACGGTCTTTAGTAATCCGCAGACGAGTCAAATTATCCGCAACACGCTGGTGCTCAGCTTGCTTAAGATCGTTGCGGGCTTCCCGTTCCCGATCTTGATTGCGCTCATGCTGAACGAGGTTCGACGGCTAACCGTTAAGAAAATTGTACAAACGGCCGTCTTTCTGCCGTATTTCTTGAATTGGGTCATCGTCGGCGGCATCGTCGTCACGATGTTCGCGACCGACACCGGAATGGTGAACCGCTTGCTTGAAATGACGTTCGGCGTATCGTATTCCTTCTTATACGAACAGAACACTTGGGTATCCATCTTTCTGCTTTCGGATGTGTGGAAGAATGCCGGCTTCGGCGCCATTATCTACCTTGCGGCGTTAGCCGCGATCGATCCCGCCTTGTACGAAGCAGCCGCCATGGACGGGGCCGGGAAATTCAGGCAAGCGTGGCATATCTCGCTGCCGGGTATTCGCTCCATCATGATTTTGATTTTCATCTTGTCGATGGGGAGCGTCATGGAAGTCGGGTTCGATCATGTCTGGGTGCTGCGAAATCCTGTGGTGTCCGATATCGCCCAGGTCATTAGTACGTACGTCTACGAATTCGGACTGCGCGGCGGATATTTGGGACTATCGACGGCGATCGGATTATTCGAATCGCTTGTCGGCTTCATGCTGGTGCTTATGGCGAATTGGATCGCCAAGCGATTCGGAGAAGAAATTTGGTAG
- a CDS encoding carbohydrate ABC transporter permease yields MRTSMQDKAFYFLNYSLLFVAALTSVLPVIHIAAISLSGESAIMSGFVGLWPVDINWQSYAYLMKGTKIMSSFWNSVQITLIGTGLSLIFTILGAYPLTRAYMIGRRFFMLAIMFTMIFGGGLIPTYLVVKSVGLIDSYWALWALSLISPWNLLIMVGFLRQIPTELEDAAHIDGCGDMRLLFSVILPLSLPVMATLAVFYGVSYWNSFMSVLIYINDPAKFNLSVFVNEIVRQLDVSVASSTDAILQLNSMQSTLLTAESVKAASIFIMIVPMLVVYPFLQKYFVKGALVGSIKG; encoded by the coding sequence ATGAGAACTTCCATGCAAGACAAGGCATTCTATTTTTTGAATTACTCGCTCTTATTCGTGGCGGCCTTGACCAGCGTCCTTCCGGTCATTCACATTGCCGCAATATCCCTAAGCGGCGAAAGCGCGATCATGTCCGGCTTCGTCGGGTTATGGCCCGTAGATATCAATTGGCAATCCTATGCCTACTTGATGAAAGGCACCAAGATTATGTCTTCCTTCTGGAACAGCGTACAAATAACGTTGATCGGGACGGGGTTAAGCCTGATTTTCACGATCTTGGGCGCTTATCCGTTAACACGCGCCTATATGATCGGACGCCGATTCTTTATGCTGGCGATCATGTTTACGATGATCTTCGGGGGAGGACTCATCCCTACGTATCTTGTGGTTAAGAGCGTTGGTTTAATAGACTCCTACTGGGCGTTGTGGGCGCTGTCGTTAATCAGTCCATGGAATCTGTTGATCATGGTCGGATTCCTGCGTCAGATCCCTACGGAGCTTGAGGACGCCGCCCACATTGACGGCTGCGGCGATATGCGATTGCTCTTCTCGGTCATTCTGCCGCTCTCCTTGCCGGTCATGGCGACCTTGGCCGTATTTTACGGCGTGTCCTACTGGAACAGCTTCATGAGCGTGCTGATTTATATTAACGACCCGGCCAAATTCAATCTCTCCGTATTCGTCAATGAAATCGTACGTCAGTTGGACGTATCCGTAGCGTCTTCCACGGATGCCATCCTGCAGTTGAATTCCATGCAATCTACATTGCTTACCGCCGAATCGGTGAAAGCGGCCAGCATCTTCATTATGATCGTACCGATGCTCGTCGTATATCCTTTCCTGCAGAAGTATTTCGTGAAGGGCGCATTGGTCGGTTCGATTAAAGGGTAA
- a CDS encoding extracellular solute-binding protein gives MNTLRRIKFSLAFLSALLTFSVVLAACSQGTGGSGTEPQNESEPSGNDTKNESASEEKRGSISILTRDIPDLDPSVGTITSNQWTKWIDENSPVDVKYVPVVGSEQEDKLNVMLASGSAPDLLSNLFNPAHRNDLYAQKQLLPIGSLIEEHSTTYKKMLEEYPVLRKLGTKDDGDLYEVGRIQQLFPELYLLVREDWLTKLNLQVPKTTDELLDAMRAFVRQDPDGNNTDDTLGINIGGIANINIEHMFESKPDDFNFIIENGKMVHGWDRRKAALEFKKTLFDEGLVDRDYLLDKGGNKAKEAWVTGKMGFYGTWQGNLNKEIESLLQNVPEAKVIAIPLPGSQFGNFAPALSAPAQMVAAVNRGAKDPEAVIKFIDFVSEESTQAVLSSGFEGVHYNLENGCPIPTDAEKNNKEIVGKVFSTFVSSGILFGGECAAEDKLDLTVPANKMIYDIRKTAKSIYVNPDIHPAEFTHNEWRPQVPADINLIINNTKQQINDMLSKAVVSGSDYTADQAMKDAMALWESSGGKKVDEWYRNWYEANKDSWPFNKDLYTGL, from the coding sequence ATGAACACGTTACGCAGGATCAAATTTTCGCTTGCATTCTTGTCGGCTCTATTGACCTTCTCTGTCGTATTGGCCGCTTGCAGCCAGGGAACCGGCGGGAGCGGCACGGAGCCGCAGAACGAATCGGAACCCTCGGGCAACGACACGAAAAATGAAAGCGCATCCGAGGAGAAGCGGGGCAGCATCTCCATCCTGACGCGGGACATCCCGGACCTCGATCCTTCGGTCGGCACGATCACGTCGAATCAATGGACGAAATGGATCGACGAAAACAGCCCCGTAGACGTGAAATACGTGCCTGTCGTCGGAAGCGAGCAGGAAGATAAGCTGAATGTCATGCTGGCTTCGGGAAGCGCCCCGGATTTACTCAGCAACTTGTTTAATCCGGCGCATCGGAACGATCTCTACGCTCAAAAACAGCTGCTTCCGATCGGTTCGCTCATCGAAGAGCATAGCACGACCTACAAGAAGATGCTGGAGGAATACCCTGTCCTTCGCAAGCTGGGAACCAAGGACGACGGAGATCTGTACGAAGTGGGTCGGATTCAACAATTGTTCCCGGAGCTGTATTTGTTGGTTCGCGAGGACTGGTTGACGAAGCTGAATCTCCAAGTTCCGAAGACGACGGACGAACTGCTCGACGCGATGAGAGCTTTCGTCCGGCAGGATCCCGACGGGAACAATACGGACGACACACTCGGCATCAATATCGGCGGGATCGCGAACATCAATATCGAGCATATGTTCGAAAGCAAGCCCGACGATTTCAATTTCATTATCGAGAACGGTAAGATGGTTCACGGTTGGGACCGCAGGAAGGCGGCGCTCGAATTCAAGAAGACGCTGTTCGACGAGGGACTGGTGGATCGAGACTACTTGTTGGATAAAGGCGGGAATAAAGCGAAGGAAGCTTGGGTTACCGGTAAAATGGGCTTCTACGGAACCTGGCAAGGAAATCTGAACAAGGAAATCGAATCGCTGCTGCAGAATGTGCCGGAGGCCAAAGTGATCGCCATCCCGCTTCCCGGCTCTCAGTTCGGCAATTTCGCTCCCGCGCTTAGCGCGCCGGCGCAGATGGTCGCCGCCGTAAACCGCGGTGCCAAGGACCCGGAAGCCGTTATCAAGTTTATCGACTTCGTCAGCGAGGAGAGCACGCAGGCCGTGTTGAGCTCGGGATTCGAGGGCGTCCACTACAACCTTGAGAACGGTTGCCCGATTCCGACCGACGCGGAGAAAAATAACAAAGAAATCGTAGGCAAAGTATTCAGTACGTTCGTAAGCTCCGGCATCCTGTTCGGCGGCGAATGCGCGGCCGAAGACAAGCTCGATCTTACGGTGCCCGCCAATAAGATGATCTACGATATTCGGAAGACAGCGAAATCGATCTATGTGAATCCGGATATTCATCCGGCCGAATTCACGCACAACGAGTGGAGACCGCAGGTTCCCGCGGATATTAACTTGATCATTAACAATACCAAGCAACAAATCAACGACATGCTCTCCAAGGCGGTCGTGAGCGGAAGCGACTACACCGCCGACCAAGCGATGAAGGACGCCATGGCGCTGTGGGAGAGCTCCGGCGGCAAGAAGGTTGACGAGTGGTATCGAAACTGGTACGAGGCCAACAAAGACTCTTGGCCGTTTAACAAGGATCTCTATACAGGGTTGTGA
- a CDS encoding zinc-dependent alcohol dehydrogenase, which produces MTKMKALAVTKLGQKAELMEIERPKIDENSVIIKTAYSGVSIGTEMWIAEGRRSDYGQPPFVNGYQASGTIVEVGEKGEGQFEEGDLVTVFCRGAHSEYVKAEVGLVHKVAKKESLKACAMFVQPSVAANAWNMAGVKTGDVVYIAGQGLTGQCAAQLARLRGAYVAASDISADRIERSRAYCADWTIDASKEQAVAAFKERFPDGADVSAESTGFEKLLDDAMTACKNRGTFVFLGWYPDRTSFYFNTPHMKQLNALFPCFIGERPGRRDPTRRVGFAEHPAADLS; this is translated from the coding sequence ATGACGAAAATGAAAGCGCTCGCCGTAACGAAACTCGGCCAAAAGGCAGAGCTCATGGAGATTGAGCGTCCCAAGATCGATGAAAACTCGGTCATCATTAAGACTGCTTATTCCGGAGTGAGCATCGGTACGGAAATGTGGATCGCCGAGGGAAGAAGATCGGACTACGGGCAGCCCCCTTTCGTAAATGGCTATCAAGCGAGCGGGACGATCGTAGAAGTAGGGGAGAAAGGAGAGGGACAATTCGAGGAGGGGGATCTCGTCACAGTTTTCTGCAGAGGGGCTCATTCCGAGTATGTGAAGGCAGAGGTTGGGCTGGTTCATAAAGTCGCGAAGAAAGAATCTTTGAAAGCTTGCGCGATGTTCGTGCAGCCGTCCGTAGCAGCCAATGCCTGGAACATGGCGGGCGTCAAGACGGGCGATGTCGTCTACATCGCAGGGCAAGGCTTGACCGGACAATGCGCGGCGCAGCTTGCAAGGCTTCGCGGCGCTTATGTGGCGGCGAGCGATATTTCTGCGGATCGGATCGAACGTTCCCGCGCCTACTGCGCGGATTGGACGATCGATGCCTCGAAAGAACAAGCCGTGGCGGCCTTCAAGGAACGGTTCCCGGACGGAGCGGACGTCTCCGCGGAGTCGACCGGTTTCGAGAAGCTGTTGGACGATGCCATGACCGCTTGTAAGAATAGAGGCACCTTCGTCTTCTTGGGCTGGTATCCGGACCGAACGAGCTTCTACTTCAACACGCCGCATATGAAGCAGCTGAATGCGCTGTTTCCCTGCTTTATCGGGGAGCGTCCGGGAAGGCGTGATCCGACTCGTCGAGTCGGGTTCGCTGAACATCCTGCCGCTGATCTCTCATGA
- a CDS encoding DJ-1/PfpI family protein, whose product MKKNILRFIVYLSIFVLLVGGIGTIGANRSRADWLSVRDAPTPALEEVKIPTYDPDKPTVAVLLGNPLTEVFDFMVPYEMFAMTELYNVFAVAPDNNVKSLTGGLEIVPHYSFEEMDDLLGRSPDLIVVPYMPMSNQEKYRPVREWLQRHAKTNIVSICSGSRNLADAGLLHGKTSTAHWRMFGHSESTYPETNWVRDQRFVQDGNIVSSAGLTSGIDAVLYVISKQFGETAAENVAREMNYPSYHFVKNPTVKPYYIDLTEGIYYLNLAFQVSKEKIGVLLYDGMEEGALASVFDTFSPLGTAKVITISDSTRPIRTKYKLNLIARHQSFDAPSIDQLFVTGKQAPTISNKDITRWKEMNNAAEPEFIHSEIPDRFVFDSTLEELARQEGYLTARWVAKRLEYRADHLKLEGTPLAAEPFLYLMFLGTIALLLAMFIDRRFIIKKGKVIT is encoded by the coding sequence GTGAAAAAAAATATTCTGAGATTCATTGTTTACCTATCCATTTTCGTTTTATTGGTAGGGGGAATTGGAACAATTGGGGCTAATCGCTCTCGCGCTGATTGGCTATCCGTACGCGACGCCCCGACACCCGCTTTAGAGGAAGTCAAAATACCTACCTATGACCCCGATAAACCAACAGTGGCTGTGTTGCTTGGAAACCCTCTTACCGAAGTGTTCGATTTTATGGTACCTTACGAAATGTTTGCTATGACGGAACTATACAATGTATTTGCAGTTGCACCGGATAACAACGTAAAATCTTTAACCGGCGGTTTAGAAATAGTCCCTCATTATTCCTTCGAAGAGATGGATGATTTACTTGGAAGAAGTCCCGACCTTATCGTAGTCCCATACATGCCCATGTCGAACCAAGAAAAATATCGGCCTGTTCGGGAATGGCTCCAACGGCATGCCAAAACGAACATAGTAAGCATTTGTTCCGGTTCAAGGAATCTTGCCGATGCTGGTTTATTACATGGAAAAACTTCAACTGCCCATTGGCGCATGTTTGGCCATTCCGAAAGCACGTATCCGGAGACAAATTGGGTTAGAGATCAACGCTTCGTTCAAGATGGAAACATTGTTTCCTCAGCCGGTTTGACGTCGGGCATTGATGCAGTTCTCTACGTTATTTCGAAACAATTTGGTGAAACAGCAGCGGAAAACGTAGCGAGAGAAATGAACTACCCGTCTTATCATTTCGTTAAAAATCCGACTGTCAAACCTTATTATATTGATTTAACAGAAGGCATCTATTATTTAAATCTAGCATTTCAGGTAAGTAAGGAAAAAATAGGTGTTTTATTGTATGACGGTATGGAGGAAGGAGCACTTGCTTCGGTATTTGACACGTTTTCTCCGTTAGGGACAGCAAAGGTAATTACCATCTCGGATTCAACGAGACCCATTCGTACAAAATATAAATTGAATTTGATCGCTAGGCATCAATCTTTCGATGCCCCGTCGATAGATCAATTATTTGTAACGGGTAAGCAAGCACCAACCATTTCAAATAAGGATATAACGCGATGGAAAGAAATGAATAACGCAGCGGAACCTGAATTCATCCACAGCGAAATACCTGATAGATTTGTCTTTGACTCCACGCTCGAAGAGTTAGCAAGGCAGGAGGGCTACTTAACCGCAAGGTGGGTAGCTAAACGACTAGAATACCGGGCGGACCATCTAAAACTTGAAGGTACCCCATTAGCGGCAGAGCCTTTTCTTTATTTAATGTTTCTTGGAACGATCGCTCTCCTGTTAGCTATGTTTATTGATAGGCGGTTCATAATTAAAAAAGGGAAAGTAATTACCTAA
- a CDS encoding DNA alkylation repair protein, which yields MTYGEIIQALADMGSEQTKSTYIRHGAKEPFFGVKIGDMKKLVKHVKKDQALALQLYESGNYDAMYLAGLSINPKTITKEQLQHWVAGAKWHAPAEYTVARVAAESPYAHELAVEWIESPEELVAVSGWSTYANYVSVAPDEALDMEEIRSYLTRVRDTIRGERNWVRYVMNTFVISVGTYVSPLTEEAKAVAEAVGVVHVNVGNTACKVPLATEYIGKIEAMGRIGSKKKTCIC from the coding sequence ATGACCTATGGAGAAATCATACAGGCATTGGCTGACATGGGCAGTGAACAAACGAAAAGCACTTATATTCGCCATGGTGCGAAAGAACCGTTCTTTGGCGTCAAAATCGGGGACATGAAGAAGCTCGTTAAGCATGTAAAAAAAGACCAAGCTCTCGCTCTGCAGCTGTATGAATCCGGAAACTATGATGCGATGTACCTGGCGGGGCTTAGCATCAATCCGAAGACGATCACCAAAGAACAGTTGCAGCATTGGGTGGCGGGAGCCAAATGGCATGCGCCTGCCGAATATACGGTAGCGAGAGTGGCCGCGGAAAGTCCGTACGCGCATGAACTGGCGGTGGAGTGGATTGAATCGCCGGAGGAACTGGTCGCTGTAAGCGGATGGAGCACATATGCCAATTATGTATCGGTTGCGCCAGACGAAGCGCTCGACATGGAGGAGATACGCAGTTATTTGACAAGAGTGCGCGACACCATCCGCGGCGAGCGCAACTGGGTCCGCTATGTTATGAATACTTTCGTTATTTCGGTCGGCACATACGTTAGTCCATTAACGGAGGAAGCGAAGGCAGTCGCGGAGGCGGTCGGCGTAGTGCATGTGAATGTCGGCAATACGGCATGCAAAGTACCGCTTGCAACGGAATATATCGGCAAGATCGAGGCAATGGGACGAATCGGCAGCAAGAAAAAGACCTGCATCTGTTAA
- a CDS encoding glycoside hydrolase family 32 protein: MSNHEEQLRRANDSVAAEAPRAAASKHRLAYHIMAPAYWMNDPNGLVQFNGQYHVFFQHHPYGSSHGPMHWGHVRSDDLVHWEHLPIAIAPTDEYDRGGCYSGSAVVDDNGELVLIYSGHANDRDPKEVQCIARSKDGIRFEKSANNPVVPVAPREGSADFRDPKVWKHEDAWYMVVGTRKGDIGKVVLYESPDLERWRYVGVLAESDGTQGFMWECPDLFPLGDKHVMILSPMGMGGKNNSNVYIVGEMDYISGRFKQEYVADLDAGVDFYAAQTFHDDRGRRILIAWMDMWGMEMPTQRDNWAGALTLPRELSLLPSGRLAQRPVRELESLRGRTFDAGRLTIGEGSAYRCEELQSDRLEVVCAIDLSASTAAHWSLEVRGADGEEVCTSIRYDASRNTLVMDRWNKGENVGLTRECPVPSCDGNELRLHLFLDRSSAELFAGAGDAVMTNRMYPAADRFQVRLVPEDGDLVVSELRLWELEAVWK, from the coding sequence ATGTCAAACCATGAAGAACAGCTCCGCCGGGCGAACGACAGCGTTGCCGCCGAAGCTCCGCGCGCGGCAGCCTCCAAGCACCGGCTTGCGTATCATATTATGGCGCCGGCATACTGGATGAACGATCCCAACGGACTCGTTCAATTTAACGGGCAGTATCACGTCTTTTTCCAACATCACCCTTACGGCTCATCTCATGGCCCGATGCACTGGGGGCATGTCCGAAGCGACGACCTCGTGCATTGGGAGCATCTCCCGATCGCGATCGCGCCTACGGACGAGTACGACCGCGGCGGCTGCTACTCGGGCTCGGCCGTCGTCGACGACAACGGAGAGCTCGTGTTAATTTACAGCGGGCACGCGAACGATCGAGACCCGAAGGAGGTCCAATGTATCGCGCGAAGCAAGGACGGCATCCGCTTCGAAAAGTCGGCGAACAATCCGGTCGTGCCGGTCGCGCCGCGGGAAGGCTCCGCGGATTTCCGCGACCCCAAAGTATGGAAGCATGAAGACGCATGGTATATGGTCGTCGGGACCCGCAAAGGGGACATCGGGAAAGTCGTTCTCTACGAATCGCCGGATCTCGAGAGGTGGCGTTACGTCGGCGTACTCGCCGAGAGCGACGGCACGCAGGGCTTTATGTGGGAATGTCCGGACTTGTTCCCGCTCGGGGATAAGCATGTAATGATCTTATCCCCGATGGGAATGGGCGGCAAAAATAACAGCAACGTGTACATCGTCGGGGAGATGGATTATATTTCCGGACGCTTCAAGCAGGAGTATGTCGCCGACCTGGACGCGGGGGTTGATTTCTACGCAGCCCAGACGTTCCATGACGATCGAGGGCGTCGCATTTTGATCGCTTGGATGGATATGTGGGGAATGGAGATGCCTACGCAGCGAGACAACTGGGCGGGAGCGCTGACGCTGCCGCGCGAGCTGAGCCTCTTACCCTCCGGTCGCCTTGCGCAAAGGCCCGTGCGTGAGCTCGAATCGTTGCGCGGTCGTACGTTCGACGCGGGCCGTCTTACGATCGGGGAAGGTTCGGCTTATCGCTGCGAAGAGCTGCAGAGCGATCGGTTAGAGGTCGTATGCGCGATCGATCTTAGCGCATCGACGGCTGCCCATTGGTCGCTTGAGGTGCGCGGGGCGGACGGGGAGGAAGTGTGTACGTCGATTCGGTACGATGCTTCGAGAAATACGCTTGTCATGGATCGATGGAACAAGGGCGAGAACGTCGGTTTGACGCGCGAGTGCCCGGTTCCGTCCTGCGACGGGAACGAGCTCCGGTTGCATCTCTTCCTGGACCGTTCGTCCGCCGAACTGTTCGCCGGGGCGGGCGACGCGGTCATGACGAACCGCATGTACCCTGCGGCGGATCGGTTCCAAGTGCGCCTCGTGCCGGAGGACGGGGATCTCGTAGTATCCGAGCTTCGATTGTGGGAGCTTGAGGCGGTGTGGAAGTAG
- a CDS encoding DoxX family protein — translation MNLALWIATGLLAIVALASGINKTFLPKEKLAKYPGGEWVEDVSVGFLKTLGILEILAAVGLILPAVIDIAPVLVPVTAVCWVLVMIGAIITHLRHGDNKSVVANLIYLALAVFIAWGRFGPESFTG, via the coding sequence ATGAATCTCGCGCTATGGATCGCAACAGGACTGCTCGCCATAGTAGCCCTGGCCAGCGGTATTAACAAGACATTCCTCCCCAAGGAGAAACTGGCCAAGTACCCTGGCGGGGAATGGGTCGAAGACGTTAGCGTCGGCTTCCTCAAGACTTTGGGTATTCTCGAGATCCTGGCTGCGGTAGGCCTGATCCTGCCCGCCGTAATCGACATCGCGCCGGTCCTGGTTCCGGTGACTGCTGTCTGCTGGGTACTGGTGATGATCGGCGCGATCATCACCCACCTCCGCCACGGCGACAACAAATCAGTGGTGGCGAACCTGATCTATCTCGCGCTGGCAGTATTCATAGCGTGGGGCCGCTTCGGACCCGAGTCTTTCACCGGCTGA